One window of Hymenobacter sp. BRD128 genomic DNA carries:
- a CDS encoding NAD(P)/FAD-dependent oxidoreductase produces MAASPHYHTDVLIIGAGAAGLLAARELAAAGRRVLLAEAQNRLGGRVHTLQPAGFRAPLEAGAEFMHEPVPLTKALLAAAGISWQGTAGQTYQVKGGQVQPDTNFFAQLPTLLARLSTLPHDLPLAEFLAREFSGDEHASLRAFATQFAEGYDAADAQRVSAWALRDEWAAGGADDSPRPLGGYGPLLHWLGAQAQAAGAAIHLATPVQEIRWQPGAATALAENGASYHARQVLCTVPLGVWQRPAGQPGHLAFAPELPTHRAAAAQLGFGSVIKVQLEFEEVFWHKRLPELEFLLSDEPVPTWWSQLPDARPLLTGWLAGPAAERLRAASLKAVLALALSSLARLLGTSPAALRARLRASYVRNWGAEPHTYGAYSYPTVGAPAARAALAAPVAGTLFFAGEGVHGGIAAGTVEAALVSGQAAARALLA; encoded by the coding sequence ATGGCCGCTAGCCCCCATTATCACACCGATGTGCTTATTATCGGCGCCGGCGCGGCGGGCCTGCTCGCCGCCCGCGAGCTAGCGGCCGCCGGGCGCCGCGTGCTGCTGGCAGAAGCCCAGAACCGCCTGGGTGGGCGCGTGCACACGTTGCAGCCCGCCGGCTTTCGCGCTCCCCTGGAGGCCGGGGCCGAGTTTATGCACGAGCCGGTGCCCCTCACCAAGGCACTGCTGGCCGCAGCCGGCATTTCGTGGCAAGGCACCGCCGGCCAGACGTACCAGGTAAAAGGCGGCCAGGTGCAGCCCGATACCAACTTTTTTGCCCAGCTGCCGACCCTGCTGGCCAGGCTCAGCACGCTGCCTCACGACCTGCCCCTGGCCGAGTTTCTGGCGCGAGAATTTAGCGGCGACGAGCACGCGTCCCTACGGGCTTTCGCTACGCAATTCGCCGAAGGCTACGACGCGGCCGATGCCCAGCGCGTGAGTGCCTGGGCCTTGCGCGACGAGTGGGCCGCCGGCGGGGCCGACGACTCGCCCCGCCCCCTGGGCGGCTACGGCCCGCTGCTGCACTGGCTGGGCGCGCAGGCCCAGGCGGCTGGGGCGGCAATACACTTGGCTACGCCCGTGCAAGAAATTCGCTGGCAGCCCGGCGCCGCCACGGCACTCGCCGAAAATGGGGCCAGCTACCACGCCCGGCAAGTGCTGTGTACGGTGCCGCTCGGGGTGTGGCAGCGCCCGGCCGGCCAGCCGGGCCACCTAGCTTTTGCGCCCGAGCTGCCCACGCACCGGGCCGCTGCCGCGCAGCTCGGCTTTGGGTCAGTTATCAAAGTGCAGCTCGAGTTTGAGGAAGTATTTTGGCACAAGCGGCTGCCCGAACTGGAGTTTTTACTGTCTGATGAGCCGGTGCCTACCTGGTGGAGCCAGCTGCCCGATGCCCGGCCCCTGCTCACGGGCTGGCTAGCCGGGCCGGCCGCCGAGCGCCTGCGCGCCGCCTCCCTCAAAGCGGTGCTGGCACTTGCCCTCTCCTCGCTGGCGCGGCTGCTGGGCACCTCCCCAGCAGCCCTACGGGCGCGGCTCCGGGCCAGCTACGTCCGCAACTGGGGCGCCGAGCCGCATACTTACGGCGCGTATTCGTACCCCACCGTGGGTGCGCCGGCGGCGCGCGCTGCCCTGGCCGCGCCCGTGGCGGGCACCCTGTTTTTTGCTGGCGAAGGCGTGCACGGCGGCATTGCCGCGGGCACGGTCGAGGCCGCGCTGGTGAGCGGGCAGGCGGCGGCGCGCGCCCTGCTAGCCTAG
- a CDS encoding site-2 protease family protein has product MRPGYRYALHLGLFLATLITATLAGVQLVRSGPVDWLALDVFRLPAAARWAQLGWGLQYAGPFLGVLAVHEFGHYFTARYHKVRTSLPYFLPMPFGLGTFGAVIRIKERIFSRREFFDIGLAGPLAGLLVAVPLLIYAFTHLPDQAEYLLVTTRSLARYPAPEFTLAQPLLYRWLEATFADPHRLPPPNLLLRYPLLVAGEFSLFFTALNLLPIGQLDGGHILYGLLGPRRAGRLSALLFVAFIFYAGLGIFSLRSGWETWLYGGVPYALYLGLVFWRILPRRSWGLAVGAGVWLAQIAVTTAWPGTLGQPGWLVFGLLLGRLSGIYHPVAPDDTPLSPGRRVLGWVMVVVFVLCFSSSPLAMLR; this is encoded by the coding sequence ATGCGGCCGGGCTACCGCTACGCACTGCACCTGGGGCTTTTCCTGGCTACGCTCATCACGGCCACCCTGGCGGGGGTGCAGCTGGTGCGCAGCGGGCCGGTAGACTGGCTGGCGCTCGATGTATTTCGGCTGCCGGCGGCCGCGCGTTGGGCGCAGCTGGGCTGGGGGCTGCAGTACGCGGGGCCATTTCTGGGCGTGCTGGCAGTGCACGAGTTTGGGCACTACTTCACGGCGCGCTACCACAAGGTGCGCACTTCGCTGCCGTATTTTTTGCCCATGCCGTTTGGGCTCGGCACTTTTGGAGCGGTAATTCGGATAAAGGAGCGGATATTCTCGCGGCGCGAGTTTTTTGATATCGGGCTAGCCGGGCCGCTGGCGGGGCTGCTGGTGGCGGTGCCGCTACTCATTTATGCCTTTACGCACCTGCCCGACCAGGCCGAGTACCTGCTCGTGACCACGCGCAGCCTGGCCCGCTACCCGGCGCCCGAGTTTACGCTGGCCCAGCCGCTGCTCTACCGCTGGCTCGAAGCCACCTTTGCCGACCCGCACCGCCTGCCGCCGCCCAACCTGCTGCTGCGCTATCCGCTGCTGGTGGCCGGCGAGTTTAGCTTGTTTTTCACGGCGCTTAACCTACTCCCCATTGGCCAGCTAGATGGTGGGCACATCTTGTATGGGCTGCTGGGGCCACGCCGGGCGGGGCGGCTGTCGGCGCTGCTGTTCGTGGCGTTTATTTTTTACGCGGGGCTCGGCATCTTCTCGTTGCGCAGCGGCTGGGAAACCTGGCTCTACGGCGGCGTGCCGTATGCCCTGTATCTGGGGCTGGTATTCTGGCGAATCTTACCGCGCCGCAGCTGGGGGCTGGCGGTGGGTGCCGGGGTGTGGCTAGCCCAGATAGCCGTGACCACGGCCTGGCCCGGCACGCTGGGCCAGCCGGGCTGGCTGGTATTCGGGCTGTTGCTGGGGCGCTTGTCGGGCATCTACCACCCGGTGGCGCCCGACGACACGCCCCTGAGCCCCGGCCGCCGCGTGCTGGGCTGGGTGATGGTGGTGGTGTTTGTGCTGTGCTTCTCATCGTCGCCGCTGGCGATGCTGCGGTAG
- a CDS encoding TIGR04283 family arsenosugar biosynthesis glycosyltransferase, which translates to MTNREFPLAETSLPSELTVSIIIPAYNEAGTISQLLRYLHQHLAAEPRPELVVVDGSSTDGTPHLARQAGATVLASPRKGRAAQLNYGARQASGELLYFLHADSYPPPGFLADLQRAVAQGYPAGCYRLAFDHGHWFLRLSAWCTRLPFTAVRFGDQSLFVRRTLFEQIGGYREDLLLLEDQDIVGRLRARAPFRLLPGVVTTSARKYLANGVFRLQGLFALIAGLYYLGVPQPTLVRFYRRLIRLGKL; encoded by the coding sequence ATGACTAATCGCGAGTTCCCGCTGGCAGAAACTTCCCTCCCGAGCGAGCTGACGGTCAGCATCATCATTCCTGCTTATAATGAGGCAGGTACCATTTCGCAGCTGCTCCGCTACCTGCACCAGCACCTGGCGGCCGAGCCCCGGCCCGAGCTAGTAGTGGTAGATGGCAGCAGCACCGACGGCACGCCGCACCTGGCCCGGCAGGCCGGGGCTACTGTGCTGGCTAGCCCGCGCAAGGGCCGCGCCGCGCAGCTCAACTACGGCGCCCGGCAGGCGAGCGGCGAGCTGCTCTATTTCCTGCACGCCGACTCTTACCCGCCCCCCGGCTTCCTGGCCGATTTGCAGCGGGCCGTGGCGCAAGGCTACCCGGCGGGCTGCTACCGGCTGGCGTTCGACCACGGGCACTGGTTTTTGCGGCTTAGCGCGTGGTGCACACGGCTGCCGTTCACGGCCGTGCGGTTCGGTGACCAAAGCTTATTTGTGCGCCGCACGCTTTTTGAGCAAATCGGCGGCTACCGCGAAGACCTGCTGCTGCTGGAAGACCAGGATATCGTGGGCCGGCTGCGGGCGCGGGCGCCGTTTCGGCTGCTGCCGGGCGTGGTTACTACCTCGGCGCGCAAGTACCTGGCCAACGGCGTATTCCGGCTGCAAGGACTATTCGCTCTGATTGCGGGGCTCTATTACCTGGGCGTGCCGCAGCCGACGCTGGTGCGCTTCTACCGGCGGCTTATCCGGCTGGGTAAGCTGTAA
- a CDS encoding cupin domain-containing protein gives MNSPDQQAAQPAPAQYFTGPAWVKMLAAAANPTDCTVGDVLFEPGSRNNWHAHPHGQLLVITAGTGYYQEKGQPARRLTAGDTVVIAPNVVHWHGAAATDWFAHLAINPAASQGETNWLDPVSDADYRAVQ, from the coding sequence ATGAACAGCCCCGACCAACAAGCTGCCCAGCCGGCCCCAGCCCAGTATTTTACCGGCCCGGCCTGGGTGAAAATGCTTGCCGCCGCCGCCAACCCCACCGATTGTACCGTCGGCGACGTGCTTTTCGAGCCCGGCAGCCGCAACAACTGGCATGCGCACCCGCACGGGCAGCTGCTGGTAATAACGGCCGGCACGGGCTACTACCAGGAAAAAGGCCAGCCCGCCCGGCGCCTTACGGCCGGCGATACCGTCGTGATTGCCCCCAATGTGGTGCACTGGCATGGCGCCGCCGCCACCGACTGGTTTGCCCACCTGGCCATTAATCCGGCGGCTAGCCAGGGCGAAACCAACTGGCTCGACCCGGTCAGCGACGCTGACTACCGGGCAGTGCAGTAA
- a CDS encoding PID-CTERM protein-sorting domain-containing protein → MNTISVAMASRWVLLATLALAGAGRAVAQAPGTGGPTPQAPDAPTAVPLDGGTSLLLAGGLAYGLRRLRRRAAASERPSQPLR, encoded by the coding sequence ATGAACACGATAAGTGTTGCGATGGCTAGCCGCTGGGTGCTGCTGGCTACGCTGGCCCTGGCTGGCGCGGGCCGGGCGGTCGCCCAGGCCCCCGGCACGGGTGGCCCCACCCCACAAGCTCCCGACGCTCCTACCGCGGTGCCCCTCGATGGCGGCACCAGCCTGCTGCTGGCCGGCGGCTTGGCATATGGCCTACGCCGCCTGCGCCGCCGCGCGGCGGCTTCTGAACGGCCCAGCCAGCCGCTTCGCTAG
- a CDS encoding Dabb family protein: protein MLAPASPQLFVHHVLFYMPATASDADRAKLLEGLQKLRTIPAIQLAHIGTPAATDRAVIERTYTYSWLCFFESPAAELNYQQHPIHDEFRQQYAPYWEKVVIYDSVGPAL from the coding sequence ATGCTTGCTCCCGCCTCCCCCCAGCTATTCGTGCACCACGTCTTGTTTTATATGCCAGCCACCGCCAGCGATGCGGACCGGGCCAAGCTGCTGGAAGGACTGCAGAAACTGCGGACCATCCCGGCCATTCAGCTTGCGCATATCGGTACGCCGGCCGCTACCGACCGCGCCGTTATCGAGCGCACCTACACCTACTCGTGGCTGTGCTTTTTTGAAAGTCCCGCCGCCGAGCTCAACTATCAGCAGCACCCGATTCACGACGAGTTTCGGCAGCAGTACGCACCCTACTGGGAGAAGGTGGTCATCTACGACTCAGTTGGCCCTGCCCTCTAG
- a CDS encoding sterol desaturase family protein, whose amino-acid sequence MPLFPVSHPLLKRFDRWAAPALAVAGLALLLLETAHPLRRRTRPRAERWRRNVLLAAPALPAARLTLLPAMVGLAQLAAPAYPARQLARLPAPWRLALEVLLLDYLAYSWHRLLHAPLLWRLHRVHHCDLDMDLTTAWRFHFGEMLASIPYRAGLPALLGVRPATVLAYEAVFEACTAFHHSNWRLPLALESSLLQVLVTPRAHGIHHSVVHREAQSNFGVVLTLWDRLHRTLRLNVPQAAIRIGVPAYPDPATQTVARLLALPLAPPEPWARPDGSVPKRAAGETVES is encoded by the coding sequence ATGCCTCTCTTCCCGGTTTCCCATCCACTACTCAAGCGGTTCGACCGTTGGGCGGCCCCGGCCCTGGCCGTAGCCGGGCTAGCCCTGCTGCTGCTCGAAACGGCCCATCCGCTGCGCCGCCGCACCCGCCCGCGCGCCGAGCGCTGGCGGCGCAACGTGCTACTGGCCGCGCCCGCGCTGCCCGCCGCGCGGCTCACGCTGCTGCCCGCAATGGTGGGCCTGGCGCAGCTGGCTGCGCCGGCCTATCCGGCGCGGCAGCTAGCCCGCCTGCCGGCCCCTTGGCGGCTTGCGCTTGAGGTGCTGCTGCTTGATTATTTGGCGTATAGCTGGCATCGGCTGCTGCACGCGCCGCTGCTGTGGCGCCTGCACCGCGTGCACCACTGCGACCTCGATATGGACCTGACTACCGCCTGGCGGTTTCACTTTGGCGAAATGCTGGCGAGCATTCCGTACCGGGCGGGGCTGCCGGCGCTGCTGGGTGTGCGGCCGGCCACCGTGCTGGCCTACGAGGCCGTATTTGAGGCCTGCACGGCCTTTCACCACAGCAACTGGCGGCTGCCGCTAGCCCTGGAGTCATCGCTGCTGCAGGTGCTGGTTACGCCCCGCGCCCACGGCATTCACCACTCCGTGGTGCACCGCGAAGCCCAGAGCAACTTTGGGGTGGTGCTCACCCTCTGGGACCGCCTGCACCGCACCCTGCGGCTCAATGTGCCGCAGGCGGCCATTCGCATTGGCGTGCCCGCTTACCCCGACCCCGCCACCCAAACCGTGGCGCGCCTGCTGGCCCTGCCGCTCGCCCCCCCCGAGCCCTGGGCCCGCCCCGATGGCTCGGTGCCCAAGCGGGCCGCTGGCGAGACTGTAGAAAGCTAG
- a CDS encoding HAD family phosphatase, whose translation MLPNLLFDFGGVIIDIDYARTPEAFRRLSRTGQAAEYSQASQAALFDQLETGRVSAAEFRQGLRQLYDLDATDAQIDDAWNALLLDVPAERLALIGALRRQGHHTALLSNTNQLHIAEVNRRLALQYGFKHGIADCLDRVFYSQEVGHRKPGEEIFRHALREMNWQPAETLFIEDSPQHIATARRLGLRVLHLAPPLTLTTALPEALRIFPREYPEPLAPAPTA comes from the coding sequence ATGCTTCCTAACCTGCTTTTTGATTTTGGTGGTGTCATCATCGACATCGATTACGCCCGCACTCCCGAGGCCTTTCGCCGCCTGAGCCGCACTGGGCAGGCCGCTGAATATAGCCAGGCCAGCCAGGCTGCCTTGTTTGACCAGCTCGAAACCGGCCGCGTGTCGGCCGCCGAGTTCAGGCAGGGGCTGCGCCAGCTCTACGACCTCGACGCCACCGACGCCCAAATCGACGATGCCTGGAATGCGCTGCTGCTCGACGTGCCCGCCGAGCGGCTAGCCCTCATTGGCGCGCTGCGCCGGCAGGGGCACCACACGGCGCTGCTCTCGAACACCAACCAGCTGCACATTGCCGAGGTGAACCGCCGGCTAGCCCTTCAATATGGCTTTAAACACGGCATTGCCGATTGCCTCGACCGCGTGTTTTACTCGCAAGAAGTGGGCCACCGCAAGCCGGGCGAGGAGATATTCCGGCACGCGCTGCGCGAAATGAACTGGCAGCCCGCCGAGACGTTATTCATTGAAGACAGCCCGCAGCACATTGCGACGGCCCGCCGCCTGGGGCTGCGGGTGCTGCACCTGGCCCCGCCCCTCACCCTCACCACCGCGCTGCCCGAGGCGCTGCGCATTTTTCCCCGCGAATACCCTGAACCCCTCGCCCCTGCCCCCACTGCCTGA
- a CDS encoding DUF4112 domain-containing protein: MPTAPPPPLPATFDADARLRWVEHVARLMDSQFRLPGTRFRFGLDPLLGLIPVVGDLSSTLVSVALLVTMLRHGASGAVVVRMVLNILLDTVLGDIPIIGNVFDFAYKSNERNVALLRRHYAEGRHPGSGKGLVAVAVLGLLAVVGLVVWGSIALLLAAWHYVEMHPIGAH, encoded by the coding sequence ATGCCTACTGCCCCGCCGCCACCGCTCCCTGCTACGTTTGATGCCGATGCGCGCCTGCGCTGGGTCGAGCACGTGGCCCGGCTCATGGATAGTCAGTTCCGGCTGCCTGGCACACGCTTCCGCTTCGGGCTCGACCCGCTGCTGGGCCTAATTCCGGTGGTCGGCGACCTGTCCTCGACCCTCGTATCGGTGGCTTTGCTGGTGACTATGCTACGCCACGGGGCTAGCGGGGCCGTGGTGGTGCGCATGGTGCTCAATATCTTGCTTGATACCGTGCTAGGTGACATTCCGATTATCGGCAACGTCTTCGATTTTGCTTATAAAAGCAACGAGCGCAACGTGGCCCTGCTGCGCCGCCACTACGCCGAAGGCCGGCATCCGGGCAGCGGCAAGGGCCTGGTAGCAGTGGCGGTGCTGGGGCTGCTGGCGGTGGTCGGGCTGGTAGTCTGGGGCAGTATCGCGCTGCTGCTGGCCGCCTGGCACTACGTTGAAATGCATCCCATCGGCGCCCACTAA
- a CDS encoding LuxR C-terminal-related transcriptional regulator codes for MPQNPPLTPEFTGVRRVWRTIYPDGDAAAPVQVTAEAVRDLARQMLLNQFVFIYDVRAQQPVFVSAGIERVLGYPADEFNLEHFYNQIHPADAALVGRATMLSAEYAGRYRAETLGQVFSTAYRLRHQRGHYIRILRQNYGLYADEKGNVLVIASIYTDITAHKHTDEVTFHCTDERLQRRLEQELCPPGETLSRREQAVLKRVLAGRSSQQIADELFVSVHTVNTHRRNIKRKANRRDLPELLRLL; via the coding sequence ATGCCACAAAACCCTCCCCTTACCCCCGAGTTTACTGGCGTACGCCGTGTGTGGCGCACTATTTATCCTGACGGCGACGCCGCGGCGCCGGTGCAGGTGACCGCCGAGGCCGTGCGCGATTTAGCGCGCCAGATGCTGCTCAATCAGTTCGTATTCATCTATGACGTGCGTGCTCAGCAGCCCGTGTTCGTGAGTGCGGGCATCGAGCGGGTACTTGGCTACCCCGCTGATGAGTTCAACCTGGAGCACTTTTACAACCAGATTCACCCCGCCGACGCCGCGCTGGTAGGCCGGGCTACTATGCTTTCGGCCGAGTACGCGGGGCGTTATAGGGCCGAAACGCTGGGGCAGGTATTCAGCACAGCCTACCGCCTGCGCCACCAGCGCGGGCACTACATACGCATCCTGCGCCAGAATTACGGTCTTTACGCCGATGAAAAGGGCAACGTGCTGGTGATTGCCAGTATCTATACCGACATCACGGCCCATAAGCACACCGACGAAGTAACTTTTCACTGTACCGACGAGCGCCTGCAGCGCCGCCTGGAGCAGGAACTGTGCCCGCCCGGCGAAACCCTGAGCCGCCGCGAGCAGGCCGTGCTGAAGCGCGTGCTAGCCGGCCGCAGCAGCCAGCAGATTGCCGATGAGCTCTTTGTGAGCGTGCATACCGTGAATACGCACCGCCGCAATATAAAACGCAAAGCTAACCGCCGCGACTTACCCGAGCTATTGCGGCTGCTATAG
- a CDS encoding PLP-dependent cysteine synthase family protein, with protein MRTAVTAKNDIISAIGNTPMVKLEKIVPDDCADIYVKLEYLNPTGSYKDRMVLAIIQEAEKRGVLKPGMTVVECTAGNTGTSLAFVCSAKGYRFKAISSDAFAKEKLQAMRLFGAEVELLSNEGRGITPDLIPRMIKHVQKLSTQEGFYWTKQFENTDALAGFREMGKEILTQITQPINVFCAGVGTAGMLTGVSQELKQANPATQVVVLEPASAALLAQGIPGSHKVDGIGVGFVPPLLKQAAYDAVRMIEEPEARRIAKLLASEEGILAGTSSGLNVSAAIALGKELGPGHAVVTVACDSGLKYLSSGLFD; from the coding sequence ATGCGCACCGCCGTCACTGCGAAAAACGATATTATCAGTGCCATTGGGAATACGCCGATGGTAAAATTAGAAAAAATAGTGCCCGATGATTGTGCAGATATTTACGTAAAATTGGAATACCTGAATCCTACCGGTTCCTATAAAGACCGCATGGTGTTGGCAATTATTCAGGAGGCAGAAAAAAGAGGAGTCCTAAAACCGGGAATGACCGTTGTGGAATGCACGGCGGGCAATACCGGTACTTCTCTGGCATTTGTATGTAGTGCGAAAGGATACCGTTTCAAGGCCATTTCGTCGGATGCCTTTGCGAAAGAGAAACTGCAAGCCATGCGCTTGTTTGGTGCGGAAGTAGAATTGTTATCCAACGAAGGAAGAGGAATTACGCCCGATTTAATTCCTAGAATGATTAAGCATGTGCAAAAATTAAGTACGCAGGAAGGCTTCTATTGGACAAAGCAATTTGAAAATACGGATGCCTTAGCAGGTTTTAGGGAAATGGGGAAGGAAATTCTTACTCAAATTACCCAGCCTATAAATGTGTTTTGCGCGGGCGTAGGCACGGCGGGTATGCTGACGGGCGTATCCCAGGAATTGAAGCAAGCTAATCCTGCCACGCAAGTAGTTGTGCTGGAACCGGCTTCGGCAGCGTTGCTAGCCCAAGGAATACCGGGAAGCCATAAAGTGGACGGCATTGGGGTAGGGTTTGTGCCGCCTCTGTTAAAGCAGGCAGCCTACGATGCCGTGCGGATGATAGAGGAGCCGGAGGCACGCCGGATAGCTAAATTATTAGCCTCAGAAGAAGGAATACTGGCCGGAACGTCAAGCGGACTGAATGTGTCAGCGGCCATCGCGCTTGGCAAAGAACTAGGTCCCGGCCATGCAGTAGTCACCGTGGCCTGTGACTCAGGATTAAAATACCTATCAAGCGGCTTGTTTGATTGA
- a CDS encoding alpha/beta fold hydrolase, whose protein sequence is MHGNSLAASIFIRQFEAPELQHLRLLALDLPGCGASPWVPAHYYPRQLQAVLCEATRALSSVAPVLVGHSYGGHLALDAIPQLPGLRGVLAVGTPPVKAPDSLSAAFTFDERGLLFYQQEVSETDLTIMCTHCLGPQATAGARAVVSAALHQADGRFRAAIRAALAAGGEIPDELAIIRDTPVPLAFAAGEADHLLHFNYFDTLVAPSRWGVPLHLVPAAGHTPFLENPAAFNDLLLRFVAATPPRSAL, encoded by the coding sequence GTGCATGGCAACTCACTAGCGGCCAGCATATTCATTCGTCAATTTGAGGCTCCTGAGCTACAGCACTTACGGCTGCTGGCCTTGGACCTACCGGGCTGCGGCGCCTCGCCGTGGGTACCAGCCCACTACTACCCACGGCAGTTGCAAGCGGTACTATGCGAGGCCACACGAGCCCTGAGTTCGGTAGCACCCGTGCTGGTGGGCCATTCCTACGGCGGCCACCTGGCTCTTGATGCCATACCCCAATTGCCGGGGCTGCGCGGAGTGCTGGCCGTGGGTACGCCACCAGTAAAGGCACCCGACAGCCTGAGCGCCGCCTTTACTTTTGACGAGCGCGGGCTATTATTTTACCAACAGGAAGTGAGTGAAACCGACTTAACTATTATGTGTACCCACTGCCTGGGGCCACAGGCCACGGCTGGGGCACGGGCGGTAGTATCCGCAGCCCTGCATCAAGCAGATGGCCGGTTTCGCGCCGCAATAAGGGCGGCGCTGGCCGCCGGCGGCGAGATTCCAGACGAGTTGGCTATTATTCGGGATACGCCAGTGCCGCTAGCTTTTGCGGCGGGAGAGGCCGACCACCTACTGCACTTCAATTATTTTGATACCCTAGTCGCTCCCAGCCGCTGGGGGGTGCCCTTGCACCTGGTGCCAGCTGCGGGTCACACGCCGTTTTTGGAAAATCCGGCCGCGTTCAACGACCTGCTGCTGCGCTTTGTGGCAGCTACGCCGCCGCGCTCTGCCCTATAG
- a CDS encoding PmoA family protein translates to MKILAVTGAALLVGLASFSTARAQQAEAVRVVKDARHKKVDVFVGQQLFTTFLYPDSLEKPVLYPLRAANGTIVTRGFPLNPKPGDPIDHPHHIGLWFNYENVNGLDFWNNSYAIPPAKKKDYGWIKTDRIVATSSGPTGGLAYHANWTNQQNQVLLEETTRFEFSGTARARTIDRVTTLKAVQAVTFTDAKDGLLGLRLAHELQMPNDQDQKFTDSKGIVTVVKGGTDRVPTGTYLTSAGKRGNDAWSTRGTWCKAYGKLGADSVSVAIIDHPQNPNYPTFWHARGYGLFAANPLGEKIFTNGKSAKNLRLKPGEAVTFRYRILLDEGASTLSARQLNAAAADFAKKSWAASK, encoded by the coding sequence ATGAAAATTCTCGCAGTAACCGGCGCCGCCTTGCTGGTAGGGCTAGCCAGCTTCTCGACGGCCCGCGCCCAGCAAGCCGAGGCCGTGCGCGTGGTGAAAGACGCCAGGCACAAGAAAGTCGACGTGTTTGTGGGTCAGCAGCTGTTCACTACGTTTCTTTACCCCGACTCGCTCGAAAAGCCGGTGCTCTACCCGCTGCGTGCCGCCAACGGCACCATCGTCACGCGGGGCTTTCCGCTGAACCCAAAACCCGGCGACCCTATCGACCACCCGCACCACATCGGCCTGTGGTTCAACTACGAGAACGTAAACGGCCTGGACTTTTGGAACAACTCCTACGCCATTCCGCCAGCAAAGAAAAAGGACTACGGCTGGATTAAAACCGACCGTATCGTGGCTACCAGCAGCGGGCCCACCGGCGGGCTGGCCTACCACGCCAACTGGACCAACCAGCAAAACCAGGTGCTGCTGGAAGAAACCACGCGCTTCGAGTTTAGCGGCACGGCGCGGGCCCGCACCATTGACCGCGTGACGACGCTCAAAGCCGTGCAGGCCGTCACCTTTACCGATGCCAAAGACGGCCTGCTGGGCCTGCGGCTAGCCCACGAGCTGCAAATGCCCAACGACCAGGACCAGAAGTTTACGGACAGCAAAGGCATCGTGACGGTGGTAAAAGGGGGTACCGACCGCGTGCCCACCGGCACCTACCTCACCAGCGCCGGCAAGCGCGGCAATGATGCCTGGAGCACCCGCGGCACCTGGTGCAAAGCCTACGGCAAGCTGGGCGCCGACTCGGTGAGCGTGGCCATCATCGACCACCCGCAGAACCCGAACTACCCTACTTTCTGGCACGCACGGGGCTACGGCCTGTTTGCGGCTAACCCGCTGGGCGAAAAGATTTTCACTAATGGCAAGTCGGCCAAAAACCTCCGGCTTAAGCCGGGCGAGGCCGTGACGTTTCGCTACCGCATCCTGCTCGACGAGGGGGCAAGTACCTTGTCGGCCAGGCAGCTGAATGCGGCAGCTGCCGACTTCGCGAAGAAAAGCTGGGCCGCCAGCAAGTAA